The sequence CAGGAACAGCAAAATTAGATTATAGCGAATTAAGCAATAAACTTAATTTGGATTATACACTACATGAATCTGAGTTAATTTCAGCCGAACATACGCGAAACGGAGACGTTACACCTACTTTACAGAATAGCGATGGAAACATTGTAGAGTTAAATCCACAGGAATGGGTTGATTTAGTTTTCACATCCCCACCTTTATCAGAGGGTATGAAACGTTCGTTTATATTTGTATCGCGCGGCAGGTATGAAAAGATTGAAAAGTTAAAAGAAAACTTAGTAATCAAGAAGCAGCAGACAATTTCAAGTGCTGGACAGAATATTCCAACTAAGTACGACTTGCATCAAAATCATCCAAACCCATTTAATCCTGTAACAATCATCAATTATCAATTGCCAATTGCCAATTAACAATTATACAACGCTCAAAGTTTACGATGGTTTAGGTCGTGAAGTAGCCACACTTGTGGATGGGTACAAAGAAGCCGGATATTATGAGGTTACTTGGGATACGATGAATATTCCGAGTGGTGTTTCCGCCAGAGGCGGATACGCCTCAGGCGTATATTTTTACAAACTAACCGCAGGTCAGTTTACATCTGTGAAGAAGATGATCATGATGAGGTAAGTTGAATAAATAGCAAGAATTAAACAGGCTGGGCGACGAGCACTCTTACGATGCCGTAATCCGTAAGAATTCGTTGCCCAAAATTAATGAACCGATTTAACAATCTACAATTAACCATCTGAAATCTAAGCAGTGGTTTTAACCTTGCTTTGTTCTTTGCGTGATTCACGAAAACTGCTATAGAACTAATCCGATTACGCCCATCATCCTACCCGATTTTTCCTTATCGCGGCGGTGCGAATGGAATAAGTTAGCGTTGCATATCGTGCAATATTCGGAAACTTCGATATTCTCTTCACTAACTCCTGCATTTAGCATCAGAGTTTTGGCGTGTTGCTTCAAATTAAGATGCAGCTTTGGATTTCGAACAAGAACCTCTTTCGAAAATCTGTTTGCCACATCTTCACCAACTTCATAACAACATACACTGGCGGCAGGCGCAATATACGAAATCAGGTCTGTGGGAGATGTTCCAAATTCTTCCCTCATCATCCGGATTGCCCGTGATACGATATTCATCTCGCTTCCACGCCATCCTGCGTGCACAGCTCCTATTGATTTCGTTACTGGATCGAACAGGAACACAGGTAAACAATCGGCGGTGCTAATAGTTAAAAAAATCCCTTTTGAGTCAGTAATCAATCCATCGCACGAGTCGTAGCCGCCTTGAACATATACTCTCTGAACTACGCCACCCTGAACTTGTCGAGGTATTGCAAGCTCGTCCAATCCGATTTTCAAGGCGCCAAAAAATCGCTCACGGTTTTCTAAAACGTTCAGCCGTTCATCTCCAACATTGAAGCTCAAATTCATTCCGAATGGTTCCGGGCTAATTCCACCAAGCCGTGTGCTAAATCCAAATTTTATTTCGTTGAACTTTGAAAATTTTTCTGATGCGATTATTACTATTTCACTCATATTGGTAAGGTGATAATAAATGTAGTTCCTGTATCTTTATTTGTAATAAACGAAATCGCTCCACCTGAATCATCAATCGTTTTTTTCACAATAGCTAACCCTAATCCCATTCCGTCGGTTTTTGTAGAAAAGTTTGGTTCAAATATTTTGCTTTTTATTTCGTCTGAAATTCCCTGACCTGTATCGTGAATATTTATCTGAACATTTTTATCAACTTGTTCTACGATAACAGACACAGTCCCCTGTTCATTCATAGCTTGAATCGAATTCCGGATGATGTTAATAAAAGCACGCCGTAATTCTTCTTTGTCTGCGTTCACTCGAAATTCATTTTCAGAGCTATTAAATTTGAAATTAACGTTTTTGTATTGTTCAAAGAGATGGATTGCTTCTTTGAGAATTTCGTTAAGATCGCACTTTTCTATTTTTCGGAATGGCAAACGTGCAAAGTTCGAAAACTCAGAGGCAATTCTTGTAAGTGTTTCGACCTGTTCAGTAATCATCGACACTCCCTTCTTCAATATATCATCAAAATTATCGGCTTTATCTTTATACGCTTGTTGAAGATGTTGTACTGCTAATTTTATTGGCGTAAGCGGATTTTTAATTTCGTGTGCAACTTGTTTCGCCATTTCTTTCCAGGCTAATTCTTTTTCGTATTTTATTAACTCTTCTCGTTTTTGTTTTATTTCGTCAATCATCTCATTGAAGGTCTGTTCAAGTTTACCAAGTTCATCGGTGCGTGTAAATGGTATTTTGTAATCATAATTACCTTCCCCAACCTGTATTGCTGCATCTGTCAACCGGCGAATTGGTTTTGATATTTGTCCAGCGAAAAAGATACCGAGTAAAAATGCGATTAACAATACTACCGTATAAACTCCTAATAAATATGCATTTCGTTCTTGCAAATCTTCCTCGATACTCGCCTGATTGTAAAGTGTAGGAACGGCAATTATTCCCACTAATTGATCTTGCTTATTTATTACAGCTTGATAACCGACTAAATACCCGAAAGTTCCTATCGCTTGCGATTCAACAAAAAAGTGCCTGCCTAATATATTTATGTTGTAGTAAACATCAGGTGAGATTCGTCGATCAATAAGCTCAGCATCAAGCAGTTCCGGTTTACTGCTCGCTACGATTTCACCATTGCTGTATAAACTAAAATCTACTCCTGTGCTGGCAGCAATTTCGGATATCAGTTTATCATCGGGCAAAGGATCGGATTTCAGTGTGTAATATTTTTTGATATGTGAAAGGATTACGTCGGTTTGTTTTTCCAAATTAGTGCGATTTGTTTCGCTTGCCCGTTGTGTTGCAAACTCACGATTGTAGTAACTTATTACTATAATTGGAATTACCGACACCATAATGAAAGCTATCAGCAATTTTGTACGGAAATTGAATTCGAGTTTTCGCTTCCGATAACCAGCTATTCCTACCCACAACATAAAATAAATACTACAACACACTACTAAAAAGAAAAGCAACAACCTTAGAAAATTCAAAACATCACTAACAACACCCCCTCTTTCTCCGCTTATTGCGATATATTTATTTGGTTGATCAACTGCCTTTACGTAAACCATTTCATAATTTTTACTGTCAACTTTTTCTTCAACGAAAAAACTTTTTTGACTTCTCAGCGAGGTATCCGATAAATAAGGCGACCGGTAAACACTCTCGAACTCCCGGTTGGATGTGTATATCCGCCAGTCATTAATATATTCTGAATAAAATAAATTTTTATAATATGGTTTGAAGTCGAACCCTGTGTAAGTTTTTAGGATATCATACGAATCGCTTCGAAATAATTCACCTCGTACGGCAGTAACTTCCATTCGAACGCTTCCTGCGGGAGTTCCATCTTCAAAATATACCGGTGCATTACCAACATAATGTTTTACAAAACCATCCTCGTCTTCCCTGACCATAATCGATCGCGAAGTTGTTATAATTGGTTCCTTCTCAATCGGTTCCATCGAACCGACTTGAAAATTACTTGCAATACGTGAGTCGCCATTAATAATTGTAATCCGACAATTGTAACCTTCGCGACTTAAAATAGTTTTTGCCCATTCAGTGAAAGCATAATTTTTTAAATCATCGTTCGATTTCAGACGATCTGCCGTTTCTTTTGTTGCGATTTGATTTAATGCCTCGTCTATCATAAATGCAATCCAGTTATCTACAGGACGAGCAACTTCGCTTGCATACGATTTTAACTTTGAACGCATATCAATTTGTACGGCTGCGAACAGAAAATAAGCTGCCAACAAAACCGCACTCAAGCTAAACACAAGTGCATTCTTTTGGTTGATTGCTTGACCTCGTATGATGAATTTTTGTGAAAGAATCCCAAGTATTAACAAACCGGATACTATCAAACTTCTTTCGAGGTTAGATGTAAGTGGATTAGGATGAAGTTCGCCGTAAATAAAACTGGCTGCTATAAATATCCCGAAAACAGACAGCCAGCCGAGGTAGTTATTTTTATTCCAATATGAATAAAGAATTAACAAGGTTGAAAGCAAAACAAAAGCTGCCGAAATTAAAAACAAACACAAATACATTATCAACAATACGAAAGGTGGAAATGCAGGATCGATGTAGCTCAAACTTGAATCAAACACCACACTGTGAGTAATAGCCACATATCCTCGTAAAAGAAAAAGAAAAATGAATGAAAAAATAATTGTGATACTTAGCGAGATTACACGGTTTAAATTTAAGTTGTTATTTTGATTAATAAATTTTACGGCATAGTATCCGATATAAACAATGCTGGTGATTAGAATGATTGAGGTAATCAGCAATTCACCTATGGATTTTGCAACACCAAATCCAAAACCCGATGCAAAATATGACGGATCGAATATGCTTATTGGGAACAAGCCGGTTGGAAAATCGATAGCAAGCCAGAGAAACCTAACAATCCATAAAACTGCGACGGCAATCAGCGCCCGGTAGAACAATCTTATGCGTATATGAACAATTTTGAAAGTATAAAATAAAACGAGAAGAGATAAAAATATAATCAAGAATACCCGCACCGATGAAAAATTCTGTTTAACCTCATCTATTACCCCGGCCTTTGTATTTGCCTGCCGGTAACCATAGCCAAGTATGTTTCCATCCAATGCTTTAAACGGAATTGATATTACCCCTTTTTCCTCGCTCGCTTTCGATCTGTTTGAAAAATCGAAACTAACAGGATAATTCAAACTTTGTGTAAATGCTTCTTCGAAAATTTCGGAGCTAATGAAACGATTGCTTAACGGATAATTTACATCGAAAAGTTTCTTAACGAAAACGTACCCTATAGGCAAATCGTTTTTCATAATCGGATGGACAACCAATAGCCAAGAAAAAATCGAACCTTGCTCGATGTAGGAAAATGGTTTTGTTGAGGTTCGATTTAATTTAATATCCGACCCGATGCTTTTCGACCATCCCAATAAATACAATTCGCTATCATAAACTTCGATGCTTCCACCTTTAACTTCAAATATTTTTAGCGATCGAAATAATGCTTGTTCATCGCCACCCGAAACTGCATCTATAATGGATTTATGATTGGTAATTTGGGCTGCTAATGAAGCTGCATAGTTCTGAAATTTTTGAAATTGATTTTGTGTTTGTGAAATTAGCAGTGCTGTTTTTTCTTTTAAAATTGCTCCCCAATTACTCTCAATTGATTTGATAAAAAATTTTTCAACCAAAAAAGAAAGAACAATTATCAACAAAATAAAAAAGACGATATAAATAAATCGTCTTTTAACAAATTGTTTATAAAGCTTAAAAATTAAGTTCGACATCAGGAATTAATAAAAATTAATCTTATCAATCACCCATTTACCGTTTGATTTAGAGAGAGCTGCATATACCTGCACACTTTCGCGGTTACCTTTAATCCGGAATAATGCGCGTCCGGTTGCAAAAGGAATTTCGTCAGCGAAACCGTAAGTAGTAAATGAAAAACCGAGTGGTTTGCGTGCTGTTAAAAAATTCTTGATGATGTAATATGTCTGATTGCTGCTGAAATAACCGCTCTCGCCGCCTCGTATGCTTACATATACCTGTTGTGCGAAATAGCCTGCAAATCTGTCGATTTCGCCTGCATCAACACCCGATTCAATGGCTTTAAATATTTCCCGATTTTTTTCCTGCCCATCCTCCTGCGCCTTGAGGTCCAATGCGATTAGAGTTATCAGTATGAGCGATATGTAAATAATTTGTTTCATCGTTGCTGTGTAAAAATAAAGCATATATACATAAAAGTCAATTCCTTCCTTCGGCGCCTGGCCCAAATTTCAATTCCAGCCGACCTTCAACTACATTACGCTTTAAGTATGGATTCCCTTTTTGCAATTGATACGACCAGTCAAAAACCGCTCTTGTAGATGAGATAGATATAACACGAAACTTCGCATAGTGGTCGTCGTTAGTCCATACAACATAAGTTCTTCCAACACGGAGTATTGCATCTTTAGTTGCCGACCAGCCGCTGCTTGGAGCTTTTGTAATATCATAGAGAGAATTAGTGGCGCCCATATCTTTGATGTCGGTATCATTCCAAACGTTCATATAATATTCGCCGTTGTAATATTCGAAAAATATATCAGTGTATTGATCATTATATTGCCCGATGGTATAAGTTGAAAAGTCGTAGCCGGCGGTTGCCGGACGAGTCCGGTAATCGTTTATTGATACTCCAAATCCTTCGGGGCGTGGCGTAGCAAATGCAACTGCATCGCTCAACTCGCTTTCATTATTTGTATAATCGTATGCTGAAACAGCATAGTAATATGTTGTCCCGTTGCGAGCATCTTTGTCGTTAAAATAATTTCCGCCAGTTGTACCAATCAATTCATACCGTCCGCTGTATGAATAACTTACCCAAACTTTGTAACCTGCCACGTCACGCTCAGGGCTATGATTCCAATCCAAGTACGCTTTACTATCTCGCGCTTCTGTATACAAACCCGATGGGGGTGATGGCGCCTTTGTGTCGGGGACTTCGACATCAATATAGCAGCCGCTTAATAAACTTATTGCAATTCCTGTGAGTAAAAATTTTAATTTTTTCATTTTCGAATCCTTTCATATTAATCTGCTGTGAACATAACTCCCAAATCCTGTGCCAGCACAGGAAGCTCAGAAATACTTATGAAATATTCAAAGTAAGTAACTTTATAAATACGTTTCTGTATAAAAATTTAGACACCTTGCAAATTTATCAATCCGAAAAATGTATCATCCCATTGTTTATGATAGCATAACATTTTCCAATCAAAGTTCTGCCACCGAACGGTGTATTTTTTGATTTTGATTTGAATTTCTTTGCATCCACATTCCATTGTTTTTGTATATCAAGGATTGTAAAGTTTGCTTTTTCTCCGACTATAATTTTTACAGAAGGTAAGCTTAATATTTTTCTTGGATTGATAGAAAATTTTTCAATCAACTGATTGATTGATAATATTTTGGGAATTACTAATTCAGTAATTGCTAACCCAACTGCTGTTTCTAATCCCACTATTCCGAAAGGTGCTTCCAAGAATTCAACTTCTTTTTCATCAAACGAATGCGGTGCGTGGTCGGTTGCGATTACATCTATAGTTCCATCACGCAATCCTTCTCTGATTGCATCCACATCAACTTGCGTACGTAAAGGAGGATTCATTTTAGTGTTGGTATCGAATGTTCGAACAGCATCATCAGTAAGCGTAAAATGATGAGGTGTAACTTCGCAAGTAACCGGAAGATTTTTCTTTTTTGCCTGTCTGATTATTTCAACCGATCCTGCAGTGCTGATATGAGCAGCATGATAAGGTGCGCCAACATACTCAGCAATTCTGATATCCCTATCTATCAAAATTTCTTCGGCAATTGAAGGTATCGGTGGTAAACCGAGGGACGTTGATACAAGTCCTTCGTTCATCACACCCAATTTTGCAAGAGCGCGATCTTCGGAATGTTGGATTATTATTTTACCGAGCATATTCGAGTATTCTACCGCACGGCGCATCATTTCCGGGTTTTCTATCGGTGAGCCATCATCCGAAAAGGCAACTGCACCTGCTTCAACAAGTTCAATCATTGGTGATAGTTCTTTACCTTCACGATTTTTTGTAGCTGCTGCGACAGGGTAAACATCGACTAAACCATTCAAAGCTTTTGCTGATTTTTCTTTAATAAATTTAACCACTGACGCATCATCAATCGGCGGATTTGTATTTGGCATACAGCAAACCGCTGTAAAGCCACCTGTAGCTGCAGCACTTAAACCTGTTTCAATTGTTTCCTTGTGCTCATAACCGGGTTCACGCAGATGAACATGCATATCAATGAAACCAGGGGCAACAATTTTTCCATCCAAATCATACTCTTGAACATTTTCACTCGCTGAAATCTTTGGTGCAATTTTTTTAATAATACCATCAACTATTAATATGTCGGCAACTTGGTCGATGTTTTCAGATGGATCGATTATGTGTGCATTTTTTAATAATATTTTCATTTCTGTTCCCTAAACATTTTTTTTATTCCATTAATTCAGTTTCCGGTTCCAAGCAAATAAAGTACAGCCATTCGGACTGCAACACCGTTTAGCACCTGTTGCAAGATTACGCTTTGTTCCCCGTCAGCAACATCTGCAGAAATTTCGACATCGCGATTTATAGGACCGGGATGCATGATCACCATTGGTTTCATTGCTCTCAACAATCTTTCTTTTGTGATCCCAAAATAATTATGATACTCACGAGTCGATGGTAAAAACGAACTGTCCTGCCTTTCAAGTTGAATACGCAGTACATTCAGGATATCCGCATCTCTGATAGCATCATCAATATTATGGTAAACTTTTATACCTAATTTTTGTATGGCTCGCGGAATCAGAGTTGTAGGACCGCACACAGAAACATTCGCACCCATTGTTTGCATTCCGTAAATATTTGAGAGAGCAACGCGGCTATGCGAAATATCTCCAACAATACAAACGTTTAAACCATCCAACTTTCCAAACTTTTCGCGTATTGTGTACATATCGAGTAATGCTTGAGTTGGGTGTTCGTGAGTTCCGTCGCCGGCATTAATGATGTTAGCGTTCATCACACGACTTAAAAAGAGAGCAGCACCGGGAGATGAATGGCGAACAACAACCATATCAATTTTCATAGCTTCAATGTTGCGGGCAGTATCTTTAAGAGTTTCACCTTTTGCAACACTACTTCCGGCGACTGAGAAATTCACAACATCAGCCGAGAGCCGCCGCTCGGCAAGCTCGAATGATATTCGTGTGCGTGTCGAACTTTCAAAAAATAAATTTACAATAGTTTTACCCTGAAGAGTCGGAACTTTCTTGATTGGCCTTTCTAAAACTTCACGAAAGTTAATTGCAGTATCTAATATTAATTGGATGTCGTCCTTCGACACTCCTTCGAGTCCAAGTAAATGTTTACTTTGTAAAGCCATTGTCGTTCCTAATTTTTTAAATTTCGAATAATCAAACCTTCTGAATCAATAAAACACTATCTTCACCATCAACTTCTTTCAACCGCACTTGGATTTCCTGGTTATCGGATGTTGGCACATTCTTTCCCACGAAGTCGGCTCTTATTGGTAATTCTCTATGACCTCTGTCTATCAAAACCGCAAGTTGAATTGTTTTTGGCCTGCCTAAATCCATTAACTGATCTAATGCCGCACGAATTGTTCTACCTGTAAAAAGGACATCATCAACTAATACAATATTTTTGTCGGTAACATCGAACACAATATCAGTTCCTTTTAAAATAGGCTGCTTAAGTTTTGCGCGCAGGTCGTCTCGGTAAAGTGTTATATCCAACATACCGATAAGCATTTCTTTTTTCTCGATACTCGTAATCAGTTCAGCCAACCGTTTTGCTATAAACTCGCCCCTTGTTTTAATTCCAACCAGTGCAATCGATTCGATACCTTTGTTGTGCTCAATTATTTCATGCGCCAAGCGGGTTAGTGTCCGCTGCATTCCAAGTTCATCAATTAGTTTCGGTTTTGTTTTCATATCCTCTTAAAAATAAAATGCCTCAAGCTCCGCAATTGGAACTGAGGCATGTTCTGAATTTTATTATTTGATTTTTTCATATTTTCCTTTCCTATCTCACTGAATAGGTTTAAAGGTTAGTGGGTGGTATAGGATTTGAACCTACGACCTCACGGATGTGAACCGTGCGCTCTAACCAGCTGAGCTAACCACCCAATTTTCGCTATGCAAATTTATAGAAAATATACCCGAAAGGCAAATATTTGAAAGATAATTATTAAATACATATATTAAATCAAAAATGGAAACTCGTATATTAAAATCTCATAAGAAGATAGCCCTTGTTGCACACGACAACAAAAAAAATGATTTGATAGAGTGGGCGCGATTTAACAGAGGACTACTTGCGGAACATAAATTATTTGCAACGGGAACGACGGGACGACTATTAGAAAATGAACTCAATTTAGAAATTGTAAAATTAGAAAGCGGTCCCCTCGGCGGCGACCAGCAAATCGGGGCGAAGATAGTTGAAGGCGAAATCGATTTTTTGATTTTCTTTTGGGATCCTCTCGAATCACTTTCGCACGACCCTGATATAAAAGCGCTGCTACGATTAACCGTCGTTTGGAATATACCCGTTGCCTGCAACCGCGCAACAGCCGACTTCATAATTTCCTCGCCGTTGATGTCGAACGAGTATGAAAGAGCAATGCCCATTTACGAAGACTATAAAAAACGGATGTAATCGCAAATCCATGCACAAACAAATCATTATTTCAAACGGCAAGCTAACACTCCCAAAAGGATACAAACCTTCCTTAAATTTACGCACTACGGAAGAGGCAATAAAATTCATCAAGGATTTTTTTCAAATTAATTTAGCTAAAGAATTAAATCTAAAAAGAATCTCTGCGCCTATTATCGTATTAAGTAACACCGGTCTCAACGATAACTTAACGGGCACCGAAACACCGGTTAGTTTTAACGTTAAATCGATAAACGAAACGGCTGAAATTGTTCAATCGTTGGCGAAGTGGAAACGTAACGCTCTTGCCGACTATGGATTCAAATACGGCGAAGGACTTTATACCGATATGAATGCCCTGCGCCCGCATGAAATTCCAGATAATTTACATTCAATCTATGTTGACCAGTGGGATTGGGAAAGAATTATTAATGATAAAGAAAGAAATTTAGATTTCTTAAAAACTGTAGTTCGTAAAATCTACAAAGTAATTAAACAAACCGAGAAAAAGGTTTGCAACAAATATGAACAGATAGGACAATCATTCCTCCCGACCAATCTACACTTCATACACAGTGAAGAACTTGAAAGTAAATACCCATCACTTTCGCCACAGGAACGCGAACATGCCATTTGCAAAGAAAAGGAAGCTGTTTTTGTAATCGGTATCGGTGCGAAATTAAGCAACGGTTCACCTCACGACAGTCGAGCAGCCGATTATGATGATTGGTCAACCGAAACTCGAAATGGTTACAAAGGTTTGAACGGCGATATACTTGTTTGGAATCCTGTTCTCGGTCGTGCGTACGAACTTTCGTCGATGGGTATAAGAGTGAATAAAGATACCTTATTACAACAACTACACATTAAAGGTGAAACAGCCAAAGTAAAATTATATTATCATCAGAGATTGTTAAAAGGAGAATTACCTCTGACTATCGGCGGCGGTATTGGACAATCAAGATTATGTATGTTCTTTTTAAGAAAAGCACACATCGGTGAAGTTCAGGCGAGTATCTGGACCAACGAAACAAGAGATATCTGCAAGAAAAATAATATATTTTTGTTGTGAAGCAGATGATGGAATTTAATTACAACAAAATTAAACACTCAGATATAGAAAAGATAAAAGAGATTGTCGGCAGTGAAAATATTTTTACTGAAGAAGAAACAAGAAACATTTACGGCAGCGATGAAACTGAAGATTTCAAATTTCCACCCGAAGTTGTTGTAAAACCAATTGACACACAACAGGTTTCAAAAATTCTAAAATTAGCAAACGAAATTAATATTCCTGTAACTCCGCGAGGTGGCGGCACCGGACTTTCGGGAGGCGCACTTCCGATTTATGGTGGGATATGTCTTTCGATGGAAAAATTTAACCGCATAATTGAGATTGATGAGAAGAATTTTCAAGCTGTAGTCGAGCCGGGGGTGATAACACAAAAATTCCAGGAAGAATTAGAAAGCCGTGGTTTGTTCTATCCGCCGGATCCGG is a genomic window of Bacteroidota bacterium containing:
- the asnA gene encoding aspartate--ammonia ligase; protein product: MHKQIIISNGKLTLPKGYKPSLNLRTTEEAIKFIKDFFQINLAKELNLKRISAPIIVLSNTGLNDNLTGTETPVSFNVKSINETAEIVQSLAKWKRNALADYGFKYGEGLYTDMNALRPHEIPDNLHSIYVDQWDWERIINDKERNLDFLKTVVRKIYKVIKQTEKKVCNKYEQIGQSFLPTNLHFIHSEELESKYPSLSPQEREHAICKEKEAVFVIGIGAKLSNGSPHDSRAADYDDWSTETRNGYKGLNGDILVWNPVLGRAYELSSMGIRVNKDTLLQQLHIKGETAKVKLYYHQRLLKGELPLTIGGGIGQSRLCMFFLRKAHIGEVQASIWTNETRDICKKNNIFLL
- a CDS encoding T9SS type A sorting domain-containing protein, with the protein product MPINNYTTLKVYDGLGREVATLVDGYKEAGYYEVTWDTMNIPSGVSARGGYASGVYFYKLTAGQFTSVKKMIMMR
- the pgeF gene encoding peptidoglycan editing factor PgeF; protein product: MSEIVIIASEKFSKFNEIKFGFSTRLGGISPEPFGMNLSFNVGDERLNVLENRERFFGALKIGLDELAIPRQVQGGVVQRVYVQGGYDSCDGLITDSKGIFLTISTADCLPVFLFDPVTKSIGAVHAGWRGSEMNIVSRAIRMMREEFGTSPTDLISYIAPAASVCCYEVGEDVANRFSKEVLVRNPKLHLNLKQHAKTLMLNAGVSEENIEVSEYCTICNANLFHSHRRDKEKSGRMMGVIGLVL
- a CDS encoding ATP-binding protein, coding for MSNLIFKLYKQFVKRRFIYIVFFILLIIVLSFLVEKFFIKSIESNWGAILKEKTALLISQTQNQFQKFQNYAASLAAQITNHKSIIDAVSGGDEQALFRSLKIFEVKGGSIEVYDSELYLLGWSKSIGSDIKLNRTSTKPFSYIEQGSIFSWLLVVHPIMKNDLPIGYVFVKKLFDVNYPLSNRFISSEIFEEAFTQSLNYPVSFDFSNRSKASEEKGVISIPFKALDGNILGYGYRQANTKAGVIDEVKQNFSSVRVFLIIFLSLLVLFYTFKIVHIRIRLFYRALIAVAVLWIVRFLWLAIDFPTGLFPISIFDPSYFASGFGFGVAKSIGELLITSIILITSIVYIGYYAVKFINQNNNLNLNRVISLSITIIFSFIFLFLLRGYVAITHSVVFDSSLSYIDPAFPPFVLLIMYLCLFLISAAFVLLSTLLILYSYWNKNNYLGWLSVFGIFIAASFIYGELHPNPLTSNLERSLIVSGLLILGILSQKFIIRGQAINQKNALVFSLSAVLLAAYFLFAAVQIDMRSKLKSYASEVARPVDNWIAFMIDEALNQIATKETADRLKSNDDLKNYAFTEWAKTILSREGYNCRITIINGDSRIASNFQVGSMEPIEKEPIITTSRSIMVREDEDGFVKHYVGNAPVYFEDGTPAGSVRMEVTAVRGELFRSDSYDILKTYTGFDFKPYYKNLFYSEYINDWRIYTSNREFESVYRSPYLSDTSLRSQKSFFVEEKVDSKNYEMVYVKAVDQPNKYIAISGERGGVVSDVLNFLRLLLFFLVVCCSIYFMLWVGIAGYRKRKLEFNFRTKLLIAFIMVSVIPIIVISYYNREFATQRASETNRTNLEKQTDVILSHIKKYYTLKSDPLPDDKLISEIAASTGVDFSLYSNGEIVASSKPELLDAELIDRRISPDVYYNINILGRHFFVESQAIGTFGYLVGYQAVINKQDQLVGIIAVPTLYNQASIEEDLQERNAYLLGVYTVVLLIAFLLGIFFAGQISKPIRRLTDAAIQVGEGNYDYKIPFTRTDELGKLEQTFNEMIDEIKQKREELIKYEKELAWKEMAKQVAHEIKNPLTPIKLAVQHLQQAYKDKADNFDDILKKGVSMITEQVETLTRIASEFSNFARLPFRKIEKCDLNEILKEAIHLFEQYKNVNFKFNSSENEFRVNADKEELRRAFINIIRNSIQAMNEQGTVSVIVEQVDKNVQINIHDTGQGISDEIKSKIFEPNFSTKTDGMGLGLAIVKKTIDDSGGAISFITNKDTGTTFIITLPI
- a CDS encoding DUF4783 domain-containing protein produces the protein MKQIIYISLILITLIALDLKAQEDGQEKNREIFKAIESGVDAGEIDRFAGYFAQQVYVSIRGGESGYFSSNQTYYIIKNFLTARKPLGFSFTTYGFADEIPFATGRALFRIKGNRESVQVYAALSKSNGKWVIDKINFY
- a CDS encoding dihydroorotase — translated: MKILLKNAHIIDPSENIDQVADILIVDGIIKKIAPKISASENVQEYDLDGKIVAPGFIDMHVHLREPGYEHKETIETGLSAAATGGFTAVCCMPNTNPPIDDASVVKFIKEKSAKALNGLVDVYPVAAATKNREGKELSPMIELVEAGAVAFSDDGSPIENPEMMRRAVEYSNMLGKIIIQHSEDRALAKLGVMNEGLVSTSLGLPPIPSIAEEILIDRDIRIAEYVGAPYHAAHISTAGSVEIIRQAKKKNLPVTCEVTPHHFTLTDDAVRTFDTNTKMNPPLRTQVDVDAIREGLRDGTIDVIATDHAPHSFDEKEVEFLEAPFGIVGLETAVGLAITELVIPKILSINQLIEKFSINPRKILSLPSVKIIVGEKANFTILDIQKQWNVDAKKFKSKSKNTPFGGRTLIGKCYAIINNGMIHFSD
- a CDS encoding methylglyoxal synthase, with product METRILKSHKKIALVAHDNKKNDLIEWARFNRGLLAEHKLFATGTTGRLLENELNLEIVKLESGPLGGDQQIGAKIVEGEIDFLIFFWDPLESLSHDPDIKALLRLTVVWNIPVACNRATADFIISSPLMSNEYERAMPIYEDYKKRM
- a CDS encoding aspartate carbamoyltransferase catalytic subunit produces the protein MALQSKHLLGLEGVSKDDIQLILDTAINFREVLERPIKKVPTLQGKTIVNLFFESSTRTRISFELAERRLSADVVNFSVAGSSVAKGETLKDTARNIEAMKIDMVVVRHSSPGAALFLSRVMNANIINAGDGTHEHPTQALLDMYTIREKFGKLDGLNVCIVGDISHSRVALSNIYGMQTMGANVSVCGPTTLIPRAIQKLGIKVYHNIDDAIRDADILNVLRIQLERQDSSFLPSTREYHNYFGITKERLLRAMKPMVIMHPGPINRDVEISADVADGEQSVILQQVLNGVAVRMAVLYLLGTGN
- the pyrR gene encoding bifunctional pyr operon transcriptional regulator/uracil phosphoribosyltransferase PyrR is translated as MKTKPKLIDELGMQRTLTRLAHEIIEHNKGIESIALVGIKTRGEFIAKRLAELITSIEKKEMLIGMLDITLYRDDLRAKLKQPILKGTDIVFDVTDKNIVLVDDVLFTGRTIRAALDQLMDLGRPKTIQLAVLIDRGHRELPIRADFVGKNVPTSDNQEIQVRLKEVDGEDSVLLIQKV